One window from the genome of Glycine soja cultivar W05 chromosome 12, ASM419377v2, whole genome shotgun sequence encodes:
- the LOC114378728 gene encoding clathrin heavy chain 2-like, translating into MLHDKCENAGFLKARVSQAVEHEAQSEKRLAWWKEIMVRGQSGSRKIVCKTVDNDLALKIFIKARATPKVVAAFVERREFDKIMIHSKQVGYTPDYMFLLQTILRADAQFNLHKIIAILLDRSTIA; encoded by the exons ATGTTGCATGACAAATGTGAAAATGCTGGTTTCCTGAAAGCAAGAGTCAGTCAAGCGGTGGAGCATGAAGCACAAAGTGAGAAAAGGTTAGCTTGGTGGAAAGAAATCATGGTCCG TGGACAAAGTGGAAGCCGTAAAATAGTGTGCAAG ACAGTGGATAATGACCTtgcattgaaaatatttatcaaagcCAGAGCCACACCGAAAGTTGTTGCAGCATTTGTTGAGAGGAGGGAATTTGACAAGATTATGATACACTCAAAGCAG GTTGGATACACACCTGATTACATGTTCCTTCTACAAACAATATTAAGGGCAGATGCCCAG TTTAACCTGCATAAAATAATAGCAATATTGCTTGATAGAAGCACTATTGCTTGA